The Silene latifolia isolate original U9 population chromosome Y, ASM4854445v1, whole genome shotgun sequence sequence ctatgcacccTTATCATAGCTTTGAAGCGGTACAAgaaaaggcagctgccgcaatcagattggaggaagacatCCTAGCCAGAGCTAGCCTGCCTAATACACCAAGCGTATCCAGCACCTCAGCCGTAGATAAATCAGCAAGAAAGCAGTCTACTAGTAAGAGGGATGAAAGATACAGGtcatatggaaggggagttaaCAGGGTCGAAGAAAATCAacaactccctactctggcagagtatggattcactacTGGCATCAgaggaatcctgaaagcactcagggagatgggagatggagtaagGTGGCCCAAGCCACTAATAGAAAGACAGGCATGGCGAaaagatagcaagaagaagtgtgagttccatcgtGACATTGGGCATAACACTGAAGACTGCTACACACTGCGAAGGGAGATCATGCGTCTGTTTGAGTAAGgagaactgagccacctattaccacgtgggggcaagcagcaggataggCTTCGCGAAGCCTGCAACTCCACCCACATAcaccaagataataaacgtgataatagGCGGCTTAGATCTAAGTGGGTTGACATATTCAGCAGCTAAAAGGCATGCCACTGAGACTAAGGGAGATAGGCCAGCATATtcctgcagaatttctcacagtgatctACCTGCTGTtgcctttgatgaaggagatatatGTGACGAATGGGAACATCATGATGCACTCATTATCAC is a genomic window containing:
- the LOC141630401 gene encoding uncharacterized protein LOC141630401; the protein is MPLFDGTTDPFDHMSQYKQKMMTVTAVGQVKEACMCKEFGSTLTEPTLQCFQVAGSHKNMQETCSESSREQEKPLGNTTPDSTMREFDVSTAVEAFRRGLHHDSDMYKQLTMHPYHSFEAVQEKAAAAIRLEEDILARASLPNTPSVSSTSAVDKSARKQSTSKRDERYRSYGRGVNRVEENQQLPTLAEYGFTTGIRGILKALREMGDGVRWPKPLIERQAWRKDSKKKCEFHRDIGHNTEDCYTLRREIMRLFE